Proteins encoded in a region of the Capra hircus breed San Clemente chromosome 3, ASM170441v1, whole genome shotgun sequence genome:
- the F3 gene encoding tissue factor isoform X1: protein MCARLFKARRGRAPTNSGLSASLPVHPAAPGASSPAAAASSLLQPPGLSRTFETSPSARGHGDPQRAPGALPPGRRRSGSSIRLSPHPGGRSRRPRLGNWKNKCFRTTNTECDVTDEIVKNVNETYLARVLSYPEDTSISTVEPPFANSPEFTPYLETNLGQPTIRSFEQVGTKLNVTVQDARTLVRADGKFLSLRDVFGKDLNYTLYYWKASSTGKKKATTNTNGFLIDVDKGENYCFHVQAVILSRRANQKSPESPIVCTSHEKGLATELFFIIGAVMLVIIIFIVVLSVTLHKCRKVRAGQSGKENMPLNAA, encoded by the exons ATGTGCGCCCGGCTCTTTAAAGCGCGGCGGGGACGGGCTCCCACAAACTCTGGGCTCTCCGCGTCCCTCCCGGTTCATCCTGCAGCCCCAGGTGCCTCCAGCCCAGCCGCCGCAGCATCCTCACTTCTCCAGCCTCCGGGGCTCAGCAGAACCTTTGAGACCTCGCCGTCAGCGCGGGGACATGGCGACCCCCAACGGGCTCCGGGTGCCCTGCCCCCAGGCCGCCGTCGCTCGGGCTCTTCTATTCGGCTTAGTCCTCATCCAGGTGGCCGGAGTCGCCG cCCTAGATTAGGAAACTGGAAAAACAAATGCTTTCGCACAACAAACACGGAGTGCGACGTCACTGATGAGATTGTGAAAAATGTGAACGAGACGTATTTGGCGAGGGTCCTTTCCTACCCGGAGGACACCAGCATTTCCACTGTGGAGCCTCCGTTTGCCAACTCCCCGGAGTTCACACCCTACCTAGAGA CAAACCTTGGACAGCCAACAATTCGGAGTTTTGAACAAGTTGGGACAAAACTGAATGTGACCGTACAAGATGCACGTACGTTAGTCAGAGCGGACGGCAAATTTCTAAGCCTCCGGGATGTTTTTGGCAAGGACTTGAATTATACACTTTACTACTGGAAAGCTTCCAGTACAGGAAAG AAAAAGGCCACGACAAACACTAATGGGTTTTTGATTGATGTGGATAAAGGCGAAAACTATTGTTTCCATGTTCAAGCAGTGATTCTGTCACGAAGAGCTAACCAGAAGAGTCCAGAAAGTCCCATCGTGTGCACTAGCCACGAGAAAGGTCTGGCCACAG aacttTTCTTCATCATTGGTGCAGTGATGCTTGTGATCATCATCTTCATCGTCGTCCTGTCTGTGACTCTGCACAAGTGCAGGAAGGTGAGAGCAGGGCAAAGTGGGAAGGAGAACATGCCCCTCAACGCTGCATAA
- the F3 gene encoding tissue factor isoform X2, which translates to MATPNGLRVPCPQAAVARALLFGLVLIQVAGVAGTTDVVVAYNITWKSTNFKTILEWEPKPINYVYTVQISPRLGNWKNKCFRTTNTECDVTDEIVKNVNETYLARVLSYPEDTSISTVEPPFANSPEFTPYLETNLGQPTIRSFEQVGTKLNVTVQDARTLVRADGKFLSLRDVFGKDLNYTLYYWKASSTGKKKATTNTNGFLIDVDKGENYCFHVQAVILSRRANQKSPESPIVCTSHEKGLATELFFIIGAVMLVIIIFIVVLSVTLHKCRKVRAGQSGKENMPLNAA; encoded by the exons ATGGCGACCCCCAACGGGCTCCGGGTGCCCTGCCCCCAGGCCGCCGTCGCTCGGGCTCTTCTATTCGGCTTAGTCCTCATCCAGGTGGCCGGAGTCGCCG GCACTACAGATGTAGTGGTAGCATATAATATAACTTGGAAGTCAACTAATTTCAAGACCATTTTGGAGTGGGAACCCAAACCCATCAATTATGTCTACACTGTTCAGATAAG cCCTAGATTAGGAAACTGGAAAAACAAATGCTTTCGCACAACAAACACGGAGTGCGACGTCACTGATGAGATTGTGAAAAATGTGAACGAGACGTATTTGGCGAGGGTCCTTTCCTACCCGGAGGACACCAGCATTTCCACTGTGGAGCCTCCGTTTGCCAACTCCCCGGAGTTCACACCCTACCTAGAGA CAAACCTTGGACAGCCAACAATTCGGAGTTTTGAACAAGTTGGGACAAAACTGAATGTGACCGTACAAGATGCACGTACGTTAGTCAGAGCGGACGGCAAATTTCTAAGCCTCCGGGATGTTTTTGGCAAGGACTTGAATTATACACTTTACTACTGGAAAGCTTCCAGTACAGGAAAG AAAAAGGCCACGACAAACACTAATGGGTTTTTGATTGATGTGGATAAAGGCGAAAACTATTGTTTCCATGTTCAAGCAGTGATTCTGTCACGAAGAGCTAACCAGAAGAGTCCAGAAAGTCCCATCGTGTGCACTAGCCACGAGAAAGGTCTGGCCACAG aacttTTCTTCATCATTGGTGCAGTGATGCTTGTGATCATCATCTTCATCGTCGTCCTGTCTGTGACTCTGCACAAGTGCAGGAAGGTGAGAGCAGGGCAAAGTGGGAAGGAGAACATGCCCCTCAACGCTGCATAA